ATTGATTCCAAAACCGCTTAAAATATTTTAAGCGATTTAATGGTAATCCGGCTCACAGCAAAGCTTAAAAATAGTAAAAAGACAGGCTACTCTGTTCGCATACTTTTTACAGGGTTGGTTAATGCTGATTTCACAGATTGGAAACTGACCGTGCACATAGCTATAAACAGCGCAATAACGCCGGCCAGAATCCATACCCGTATTTCGAAATCAGTAATAAGCAAATAAAGAAAATAGTAATATGTCCGCTTTTAATATGGGGCTGTCCGGATGCGGACATAAATAGCTGCTGACGGCTTGTAGCTAGAAAACGATCGTCATTGCTCCACCGCCCGGAACAGTCAGCGGCAGCTGTTTGCCCTGGTAACGGAGGTTAAAGGAACCGGCGTTGCTGCTATCGTTTAATACAATCAATACTTTTTTTCCATCGGGCCTTTTAAAAGCCACGCTGCTGAATACTCCGCCATTATTACTACCGATCCTTACCGAACCCGCCGGCACGAATTTAGACGCCTGTGCCACGATGTAATAGGCCGGATTCCTGGTAATAGTGTTCCCTGCAATGGTTAATGCGCCTTTACATTCTGTGCAGCCACCCGGAGTATGTGGTCCGTAAGCAGGATCATTGGCCAGGTTCCACTGCAGCGCAATCCGACTATAATTCCGCATAGATCCAATGATCACATTCTTCATATGCCATTTAAAATCATCTGCAAATGAGCTCTTTGAGCCGGTCCATTGCTCCGTGAAATAAAGCGCCTTGTCAGGTGCGGCAGCATGTACGGTACTTAAAGCGCTGATATCGCCGGAGTACAGGTGAAAAGCACTGCCATTCACGTATTTAGCCGCAGCCGGATCAGCCAGGATGGTAAGCGGATAATCGGGATGATCACAGTTATGATCATATACGATGATCTTTGTTGCCAATCCGTTTTTTTCAAATGCCGGTCCGAGATTATTCTTTATAAAATCCCGTTGCTCGGTGGCTATCATTTTCAGGCTGGGATTATTATCGGGATTCAGCGGTTCATTTTGTACGGTAATAGCGTCTACCGTTACACCGGCAGCTTTCATTTCCTGTATATACTTTACAAAATATTGTGCGTATGCATCGTAGTATTTCGGCAACAGCTTTCCTCCTTTGGTAGCGCCATTGTCTTTCATCCAGGCGGGTGGGCTCCAGGGAGATGCCAGTATCTTCAGCGCCGGGTTCATGGCGAGTATTTCTTTTAACAGCGGGATCAGCCCTGTACCACCGTCCATATCAGGCTTCAGGGAAAATGAATCCAGTGCCAGGTCTGTTTGCCCGGGGGGCATATCATCATAGGAAAAAACAGCTGTATTCAGATCGGATGCTCCCAGGCTGATACGCAGGTAGCTTACGCCTATGCTGTTAGCGTTATTACCAAACAGCTCCTGCAGCAACTGCTTTTTGGCGTTTGCCTCCATTGCATTAATCACCTGTGCGCTTCCGCCTGTCAGCGTATAGCCGAAACCGTCTATCTCCTGGAAAGTCTGCGTGGTATCTACCTCTATTATCGTATACCCGTTGGCGGTAGTATCCGAAAAACGGAGCGAATGGTTTTGTTCTTTCAGTAGTTGTTGCTGATCGGCCGTACTGATCCAGTAGCTGATACCTCCACCCGAGGTATCAGACAGGTGCGCCGGGCTGTTATTCCCCTGTCTGCCGGTACAGGAGAGCAGGAATAATGCAATACCACCGGCAAGCAGGGTGCTGAGCATGTATTTTTTCATATCTCGTTATTTTAAGCGAAAGGCCCGGATTGTCCAGGCCTCTGCACTTTCATTTTTCAATTTCAGGTTATTTATTAATGTTAGGATTACTATCTATTTCATCCTGCGAGATAGGGAAATAAAGTTTATCCGCAGTAACGTTGTAATTCAGTGAATTGCCGTTTCCGTCTTTCACGGCATTCATCACCTGGATGGCCCTGTTGGTGCGCATCAGGTCGTACCAGCGCTGGCCTTCGAATGCCAGTTCCATCTGCCGTTCCTTCTCCACGGCCAGTCGCAGCTCAGCCTGTGTGCTGGCTGGCGTATCGCCCAGTTTGGCACGGTGGCGGACCTTATTGATATAGAATTGTGCACCGGAAGCATTATCCAGTTTATTCAGCTCTGTCAGTGCTTCTGCTTTCAGCAGTAATATGTCTGCATAACGCAGGCGATAGGTATTGCTTTTCCCATCCGGATCATTGTATTTGCAGATCACCGGAACAGGCTGCTGCCAGTAGTCATCTTTCCAGCTGGTATTTACAAGTCTAACGCTACCTGCTTTACGTACCGCATCGCCTTCTGCATCCCATACCGCAATGAGCGCATGAGCGGGTATATTGAATTTTTTCCAATCTCCCCACATAAACGGTGTATTCATACCCGTTACCCAGTTCTGATGCAGAATACCATCGAACTGTGTTTCCCAGATGGATTCCACATTGTTTTTATTGGAGACAGCAAACAGGCTGGTAAAATCTGCTACCAGGTCGTAACCACCGGCTGTTACGGCATCACAATAGCTGACTACTTTATTCCAATCCGGCTTTGGCTGCTGGGCATATGCCTTTGCCAGCAGTGCATTTACGCAGCCTTTGGTAACAATGCCTTTGTTATTGGAGGGAGGCGTTTCACGTACACGGCTCAATGCGAACTCCAGGTCTTTAATGATCAGTGCGTACACGGAATCAGCCGGTTTTTTGGGTACGTACATGGCGGACAAATCCGCGGGAATGCCGGTAATAATGGGTACTTCTTTCCAGGACCTGATCAGATTAAAATAATGCCAGGCACGCAGGAAAGATGCCTCTCCCAGGATCTGCTGGCGGCGTGTATCTGTCAGCCCCTGGTCCTGCAACGTTGGTACCAGCGCCAGTACGAGGTTACAATTCTTGATATCTGTATAAAGATAGTTCCAGTCTCTTTTGATGTTACCGTTCACGGAGTTGACAGCAAATTTATCTATCCCGAAATTGGCCGGGTTATCACCGCCTGCATAACAGTTATCCGAACTCACATCTCCATTTACCAAAAAATCGGATGTGTAGTATTCATCATACAGGTTATCGTAAGCCCCTGTCAACAAGGTTTCTGCCGTTGCTGTTTCTGAACTGGAGATAGGTTTCTTATCCAGGAAGTCTTTTGTACAGGAAGCCATTGTTGCCATACTAAGAACGCCGGACGCTATATATTTAGTCAGTTGTTTCATAATCGGAATAATTAATTTTTAAGATCAAAACTCAGCATTCAAACCAAAAATAAAGGCGCGCGCCTGTGGGTAAGTACCGTAGTCAACTCCCATAGAAGGCCCGTTTGAGGCATCCCGGCTCACTTCCGGATCTATTCCCTTATACTTTGTAATGGTGAAGAGGTTCTGCGCTGTTACATACACATTCAGGCGACCGATACCGGCATGTTTCAATAATCCGTTGGCAAACTTGTAGCTCAGCGTGGCTGATTTAAGGCGCAGGTAGGCGCCGTTTTCCACGAACCGTGACGATACAAGGCTGTTGTTGGTATTGTCTTTCTGCGCTCTGGGAATATCTGTGATATCGCCTGCCTGTTTCCATCTTCTCAATACTGCAGTGCTTTGATTCTTTGAATCGTACAGGCCTTCCAGCTCTATGCGGGAAGCGTTGAAGATGTCGTTGCCATGTACACCCTGGAAGAATACGTTCAGCTCGAAATTCTTATAGCTAACGGTATTCGTTAACGCATATACGAAATCGGGCTGCGCGTTGCCGATCCAGGTGCGGTCGCCGTCGGATATGCTCTTGCTGCCGTCCAGATCTTTGTACTTCATATCGCCGGTAGCGGGGTCTACTCCTTCTGCGATATAGCCATAGAAGGCGCCCAGCGGATGACCTGGTTCTACGCGGATAGCGTTTCCTCTTTCGTAAACACCGCCGTACGACAGTGAAGGTGTGGTGCTGCCGAGACTAAGCACTTTGTTCCGGTTAAAGGAAATATTACCATTGATATTCCACCTTACAGCCTTATCGATGGCCAGTGCGCCAATGCTCAGTTCCACGCCTTTATTCTCGATGCTGCCAACGTTGTAACGCTGCGAGCCATACCCGCTGCTGGGAGGTGTTTGTACAAACACCAGCAGGTCAGTTGTTTTCTTGATATAGGCATCCAGGTTAACGGTGAGCCGGTTGTTGAGCATACTGGCGTCGATACCCACGTTGCTCTGCGCCGTTTTTTCCCAGGTCAGCCCGTCTTTGGGAAGATTGCTCTGTGTTAAACCTCCGGTGGTGGTAGGCGCAAAAAGCAGGCGCCAGTCGTAATCACCGATGGCATCATTACCTGTTTTACCCCAGCCGGCACGCAATTTCAGATCTGATACAAATCCTTTGTTGAAGAAATGTTCATTGGAAATGCGCCATGCACCGGCCACTGAAGGGAACCAGCCATAACGGCCTTCCGGTGTGAAACGGGAAGATCCATCGTAGCGGAGTGTGGCCGTGAGCAGGTACCTGTCGTCGTAACCATAGTTTACACGTCCGAGGTAAGAACGTTTTGCCCACTGCGACTTCGTAGTACTCTGTGTTTCCCGGATGGTAGATCCACCCAGTGTGGGGATCTTATCGCTGCTGTATCCTTTGGCGGCATCATCCGTGAGGTTGTAGTTAGATTCCTGCATGGTATGCCCGATCATGGCATTCAGGTTATGTTTGCCGAACAGTTTGGTATAATTGAGGGTATTTTCCCATAACCACACGAAACGCTCTACCGACTGCGACTTACCATACCCTTTCTTTTCATTTCTTCCGAAATCAGTAGAAAAAGGATCCAGGAAATAATCGTAGCGGTATCCTTCAGATTCCACGCCCAGGTTAGAACGGAAATGCAGTTCGGGGATAATGGTAAAATCTGCGCTAACGTTACCCAGGAAGCGGTTGTTGATAGCTTTTTGTTTAGGTGCAAAAGCATAGGCAATTGGGTTCTGCCAGCTCTTCTGGTTAGGGTTGGCGGTATAGCTGCCATCTGGATTGTAGATGCCGATGGTAGGTGGGGAAGTCAGTGCTGCGAGAATGGTTCCGCCTTTAGCCACACCATTGTTATCAGGCACATCCACATAAACCGAGCGGTTGAACGAAAGGTTCGAAGCCAGTGTGAGCCAGTCTTTCACCCGGTTGTCGATATTAGCCCGTACAGAATAACGATCGTAATCAGCCGGCGCCACCACACCTTTCTGTTTCTGGTAGCCACCGGATACATAATAGTGTCCTTTATCCGTTCCACCAGATACGCCTACCTGGATGTTCTGTTCCCTTCCGGTTTTGAAAGTTTCTTTCTGCCAGTCGGTGTTTGCAGTACCATCGGCCGTAAAGCCCATCTCTTTCATCAGGTCTTTGTACTGATCTACATTCAGCACATTTATCTTCTTTGCAAAATCAGACATACCGGTATAGGCATTCACAAATACTTTCGACTGGTTAGTACCTTTCTTAGTAGTGACCAGCACCACACCATTCGCACCACTTGCCCCGTAAATGGCAGCAGAGGAAGCATCCTTCAGTACGGAATAGCTTTCTATATCAGCAGGGTTCAGGAAATCGATATTCTGTACAATCACACCATCTACCACATACAGCGGATCATTGCTGGCGTTCAGCGAGGTATTACCGCGGATGCTTACAGACATGGCAGCGCCGGGTTTACCGCTCGGTGCTGTTACGACCACGCCGGCAGCCTGGCCCTGTAAGCCGGCAGCAGCGCTCACGATAGGCCTGTTTTCGAAAGCATCGGATCTTACGACGGACACTGCGCCGGTAATATCTTTCTTACGCTGGGTACCATATCCCACCACCACTACTTCATTCAGCCGGCTATTTTCGGCAGCCAGCTTTATGCTGATATTCACCTGGTCTCCTACCGATACTTCCTGTTGCTGATAACCGATAAAAGAAATCACCAGTACCGCCTGTTTATCCGGCACAGACATGGTAAAGCGGCCATCCACACCGGTAGTAGTTCCCACACTACTCCCCTTGATGCGAACGGTAGCGCCGGGAACCGGATCGCCGTTTTCGGCCAGTACCCGGCCGGTGATGACAATATCTTTACGGCTCTGATCCGCAGGCGCCTGGTACAGCAGTATCTGCTGGTTATCGATCACCTTAAAATCGATACCCATCGGCTTCAGTACATCATTGAAGAACTCTTTCAGCTGCCTGGCTTCGAGCTGACAGGATATTTTCTGGTTTACATCCACCATATCGCTGCTATAGGTAAAGCTCACGCCTGTCTGCACCCTGATCTGGTTCAGCAGTTTCCGCACGGACATTTGTTCCGCGGAAAGGGAAATCGGTTTTTCCAGCACCGATTGCGAGTTAACCTTGTTAGCATACAGCGAGAGTGAAAAAGCAGCAGCTAGCATTAGTTGGATGGCTGTTAATCTCATAACGTAGTAGATTGCGGCAGCAAATCGCTTTTTTTTCATAACTTGTGTGGCTTTGTTTTCGTTAATGTTAGATTACGGACATAGGGCACCTTAACCGCTGCAAACGGTTATTTTCAAAAACTGGTAATGCGCTATCATTACCAGTTTTTTAGCTACAGGCTAGTAGCTGTTCTTTATATATATTGTTGTTCCCTTCACTTCGTAGGAGGCCTGAATAGACTGACAAATAATATCCAGCTTCCCGTATAGATTTTGTTTGGTTATATCTCCTGTAAAATGACGTTTTCTGAGTTGTTCATTATCCGTTTCAATGGTAATGGCATATGTTTCTTCCAATGCGTGCAGTACATCTTCCAGTGGTGCTTCTTCGTAAGCAAATGAAACTGTTCTGGCGACTTCCACCGGCTTTGGATCATCGACCAGTGAAGTAGTAAACTGATTATTCTCTGTTTTATAGGTCACCTTTTGATTAGGTGTAATAATAATGCCTCCGGCAGATGGGATAAAGGCGGCGGTGTCTTTCTTCCTGTGCTCATACACCGACACCTTTCCTGTAACCACCGCTACTTCTACCTTATGATGCTCTTTATCATGACTCACCTGAAAGCTGGTACCCAGCACTTCTGCCAGCACGCCCTCGCTGGTGTGGACGATAAAGTGCCGGCTGGCATCCGGCGCCACCTCGAAAAACGCATTGCCAGACAGGAATACATCCCGGGTATTTTTCCTGAAAACGGGCGGATAATACACCTGGCTTCCTGGTTCCAGCGTCACAATAGAGCCATCGGCCAACGCCACATGCTGGTTTTTATCGCTTTCATTGTATTCGTATACATATTCTGCCGGTACCTGCTCTTCGGTAAACATCTCCTTCCGGGGTGCTGCTCCGCGGCGTACCAGCCAGTAGGCCCCCAAAGCCGCCACCACGGCCAGGCATCCTGCCAGCGCGAGGCGATAAATACGTACTGGCCGCATTTTCACCACGGGCGCCTCTTCCTGTGCCGCCGTAGCTGCCACATTTGCCCAGATCCGGCTTTCTATCTGCTGCTTCTCCTCATCGGAAATGCTGATCTCACTCTCCTCTATGAAAGACCTGTACCAGGCCAATACCAGCTTTTCTTCCTGTGGTGTACATCGACCCAAAAGGTATTTCTCCAGCAGGTCGTCGAATTCATATTGGCTCATGGAATCAGTTTATCTGATTATATTGACGCAGAGATGGAAGGAACCCCTAAAGGGATTTTAACTTTTTTTTAGAAAAAAATTGGGTATATGAGTATGGCAGCCAACTCACGCTTAATATGCATTCGGTTCTGCCATTGATGATAATGTTCTTTTGCAAAAATGCAGGGCCAGCAGGGGTATACAAATTATTCGCCGCAAATTTGCGGCGAATAATTTCTCTTTTTGCCGCAGAAACAATACGTAACCATTGAAAGACCATCGTTTGCCTGTCAAAAAAAACGCCGTCTCAAAGGTACTTTGAGACGGCGTTTATAAGATGACCCTGCCAGTTCTTATCTCCCCATAAATTTCCACGCCATATTCTTATACTGTACTTTCAACCCATACTTATTGTCGGTGGTCACCTTTCCAATCCATTTGCCCTTCGCATCTTTCTTCGCAGCAAACTGGTAAGTCATATACTTTCCCTGCTGATATGCATAGGTTTCCCCATCATCGTCATACACCTGCGAGTTGCTTTCTGCGTCCCCGTAATGGCGAAGTTCCAGTGGCAGGGTTTCGCTCTGTACGGGTGTATGCAACACAGGCGGCACCATAGGTATAATACCACCATCCTTTACATATAAAGGGATGTGATCCAGGCCTGGCGTGATTTCTATCACTTCGCCATTACCCACATACTGGCCGGTGTAAAAATCGTACCATTTGCCGCGGGGCAACACTACTTTTCTTTTCGTTTCCCCGGCAAACATAGGCGCCACCAACAGATAATCGCCCAGCATGAACTGGTCTTTGATGTCTTTACGAAGCGCTGTCCGGTACGGGTTTTCAGTGGCATCCAGCTTGCCTTCTTCCGTGGTATACTGAAAAGTAAAACCCTCTTCCAGGTTCATAGCTCTCACAGGAGGCTTACCTTCCAGGTAGTACTGCGAAAAAGTGGTATAGATATAAGGGAACAGTTGCATTCTCAGCAGCGCAACATCCTTTACCTGTTTTTCAACTTCCGGAAAGCTCCAGGGTTTGGTGCCATCGGCCCAGGCATTGAGCATTGCCATGGGAGAAAAACAGGCCGACTGCATACGCCGCAGCCATTCTTCTGCAGTTTTGGAAGCTCTTACCTCCGGCGTCCACAACACGCCAATAAAGCTACTGTTACACAAAGCTGTGATAAAATCCCGGTGATTATAGTAGTCATTGTATATGACATACGGGAACGAGGATGCACCGGCATTGGAAGCGCGCACCAGACCATAAGTTCGCTGGCCTTTCTCCCGGAACCATTCCGTGGTCATCCGTTGCATCAGCAGTCCATATACCTGACGCATCTGCTCAGCATCCGCGCCTGATGGAAAGGTAGCAACATCCGGCCATAGCCAGTTATCAACGCCATCCACTTCATCAATTTTGTAGCCGGAGACACCAATATCGAGATGCTGCGTACGGAAAAGATTTTTAAACAGCTGTCTTGCCTGTGGCAGCGTGAAGTCGGGCACCAGGCCGTTCCATACGGTATGTGAACCCGACAGGAGCTTTACACTGTCATAAAGTGCTGAAGCAGGCGAGAGGTAAGGGTTCAGCCAGAGGTTGAGGTGAATACCTTTCTCCCGCATCTCTTTCACGAAACCAGCCGGATCGGGAAATCTGGATTTATCCCATTCGAAGGTGCAGGGATACGCTTTGCTCTGCCAGCCAGGTTCCAGGCCAATGAAGTCGAGCGGGAAACCATGTTCTCTGAATGCAACTGCTTCTGCTTTTACCTGTTCGGCCGTATATAACGTAGGTGTGCGTTGCGTAAAGCCTAATCCCCATTTCGGAGGTAACACGCCGCCACCATTGAACAGATTATAGCGCTGTACTACTTCCATCGGGGTTTTGCCGGCAAAAACATACACTTCCGTGCCTGCTGCAGGCACCAGCATTTCCACGGCGTCTGAATAAGGTTGTGCGCTCCATCCCGGATCTGTATTGCGGTCATATACCTTCGGAGGATGCTGACTGTCTTTACGTACAGCCGTTCCCGTATACACATCGATGTAACGTGCGCTGTTAATCAGTACACCATATCCTTTGCTGGAAATATAGAAGGGAACCGGCGCATGCGTCCGGCCGTTGTCTGTTCCACCATAGTGATCCATATGCAGATGCAGTACCTGTCCTCTCCGGTTGACGGTTTTAAATTGAAGACCTAACCCGTATATCTGCTCATCCTCCTGTAAAGGAAACCGGAGATGAACCTTTCCTGCTGCGGACGCCGCAAAACAATCAGCCGGGGAGAACGGGAAGTCCCGTTCTCCTAATTGTTGCAATGCTTCTTTCCGTGGCTGGATGCCGGCAGTTCCCAGCAGGTCTATCTTCTCCGGATTCCCTACAACGGCTTTCCATACTCCGGGTGCCACCGGTTCCCAATGTAACGCTAACTGTTGCGCCTGTACGAAATATCCTGCCAGGAGGATATAGATGAAACATATCACTGATCTCATTATCAAGAATTTTATTGCAATGGGTCAAAAGCGCCCCCTTCCCATCCCAGGGTCTGTTGCAAGTGGCTGTTTAGCTCCAGGTGAGTAGTGGGGATAGCGTAAAAGTAATAATTGCTTTTAAAGTTAATAGGAAACACTTTGTCTACCGCTACCAGCGAGTCTTTGAAGTAAATGCTGTAACGCTGGTCGAGGTTCACGGTATCCCGTATTTTATTAAAGTCCTCCTGTGGTATTTTGAGGGAGATCACCAGCCCGTGCCGCACAGTCCCGTTCAGCGTTCCTTCGAACAGTTTTCTCCTTCTCAGATCCCAGTAGCGTTTTCCTTCGTAGGCAAATTCTATCTTCCTTTCCAGCATAATGGCGTCCCGCATTTCAGCGGTGCTCATGGCTGCTTTCAGGCCATACATATTACTGCTGCCGGCTATTATACCGGCCCTGTTCCTGATTGCTTTCAGGATATCATATGCCTCATTCGTTTTGCCGGTTTCATTGGCGCATTCAGCGAGGTTCATCAATACTTCAGCAAAGCGTATCTCAATCCAGTCGGTGCTGCTGTTTTCTGTATAGAAAGGCGTATAACTCACGTCCACTGCTTTTTTGCAATAGAAACCTGTTTGCGTAAGGCCCTGTGATTCTGCGCCTACATAGTTCCATTGCCTGCGTCCGGATTTTCCGCTCAGCTCCCAGAGGCAGCCATTGTAGGCAATAGTAGCATTAAAGCGAGGGTCTCTGTTCAGCCAGTAATAAGTGGCATCGTAACCGGCTGCCGGGTCGGTAATGGGCAACCCGTTTTTCATAGGAAAGGCCTGTACCATTTCCAATGTAGGATGATTGGCGCCGGTGGCGTTCTGGGCTTCGCTCAGCGGGCGGGTAGCCGCATTCCAGTTATTCACCCGGTCGGGGTACGCATAACGGCTTACAAACACTACTTCCTTATTCATTTCATTGAACCACATGGTGGCGAAATTATCATACAGCCCAAACCCATCCGCTTCCAGCGTTTCCCTGGCCGCTTTGTTGGCGTCATATGCCGTTTGCCATCTTGCCTGGTCATTGGAAGGGTTGAACTGCGGGCTGGCATAATACAACAATACCCTTCCTTTTAAAGCCATAGCAGCTCCTTTCGTGATTCTGCCGGCGTCGTTACCGGTCCAGTTATGCGGCAACAGACCAGTGGCTTTATCCAGGTCGGCTACGATCTGGCTGATGCATTCGGAGGTTTTATTTCTCGATACCAGCAGGTTATCGGTACGCTGCTGCGGCTCCAGCACCAGGGGTACACCTCCGTAAAGTCTTACCAGTTGAAAGTAACGCCAGGCCCTTAAAAACAAGGCCTGTCCTTTTAGCGGGTCCTTTATTTCCGTACTTAAGGTGCCGCCATCTATCTCCTTCAACAGGATGTTAATATTTCTGATGGCGTCATAAGGCCATGAATCAATGGAATTGATCGTTAACTGACCATACATGATAGCATCGCCTCCGGGCGCTTCGTCTGAATTGGCGGCAATATCATTATCCCATCCGGGAAGGTTATCTGCATACAATTTATTTACAAAAGCGGTGGCCAGCCGGGTATCATTCCATACGTCGGACTGGTTAACAGCGCTCAGATCTTTTTTCTCCAGTATCTTGCTGCATCCGGTAAAACCAATGAGGAGGATTAGTGTGTATATAGCTGTGTATCTGTATTTCATAACAATTATCATTTCAGGTTATAAAGTGATATTCACGCCCAGGGAATAATTTTTCATCAGCGGGTAAGACCGCATGCTTGCCGCTTCCGGGTCACGGAATTTCACGTGATCTTCCAGCAGGAATAAATTGGTACCAATAAAGAACAGCCTCAGGGAGCTGATGCCTGCCCTGTTCATTA
The genomic region above belongs to Chitinophaga sp. 180180018-3 and contains:
- a CDS encoding RagB/SusD family nutrient uptake outer membrane protein → MKQLTKYIASGVLSMATMASCTKDFLDKKPISSSETATAETLLTGAYDNLYDEYYTSDFLVNGDVSSDNCYAGGDNPANFGIDKFAVNSVNGNIKRDWNYLYTDIKNCNLVLALVPTLQDQGLTDTRRQQILGEASFLRAWHYFNLIRSWKEVPIITGIPADLSAMYVPKKPADSVYALIIKDLEFALSRVRETPPSNNKGIVTKGCVNALLAKAYAQQPKPDWNKVVSYCDAVTAGGYDLVADFTSLFAVSNKNNVESIWETQFDGILHQNWVTGMNTPFMWGDWKKFNIPAHALIAVWDAEGDAVRKAGSVRLVNTSWKDDYWQQPVPVICKYNDPDGKSNTYRLRYADILLLKAEALTELNKLDNASGAQFYINKVRHRAKLGDTPASTQAELRLAVEKERQMELAFEGQRWYDLMRTNRAIQVMNAVKDGNGNSLNYNVTADKLYFPISQDEIDSNPNINK
- a CDS encoding RagB/SusD family nutrient uptake outer membrane protein, whose amino-acid sequence is MKYRYTAIYTLILLIGFTGCSKILEKKDLSAVNQSDVWNDTRLATAFVNKLYADNLPGWDNDIAANSDEAPGGDAIMYGQLTINSIDSWPYDAIRNINILLKEIDGGTLSTEIKDPLKGQALFLRAWRYFQLVRLYGGVPLVLEPQQRTDNLLVSRNKTSECISQIVADLDKATGLLPHNWTGNDAGRITKGAAMALKGRVLLYYASPQFNPSNDQARWQTAYDANKAARETLEADGFGLYDNFATMWFNEMNKEVVFVSRYAYPDRVNNWNAATRPLSEAQNATGANHPTLEMVQAFPMKNGLPITDPAAGYDATYYWLNRDPRFNATIAYNGCLWELSGKSGRRQWNYVGAESQGLTQTGFYCKKAVDVSYTPFYTENSSTDWIEIRFAEVLMNLAECANETGKTNEAYDILKAIRNRAGIIAGSSNMYGLKAAMSTAEMRDAIMLERKIEFAYEGKRYWDLRRRKLFEGTLNGTVRHGLVISLKIPQEDFNKIRDTVNLDQRYSIYFKDSLVAVDKVFPINFKSNYYFYAIPTTHLELNSHLQQTLGWEGGAFDPLQ
- a CDS encoding TIM-barrel domain-containing protein: MRSVICFIYILLAGYFVQAQQLALHWEPVAPGVWKAVVGNPEKIDLLGTAGIQPRKEALQQLGERDFPFSPADCFAASAAGKVHLRFPLQEDEQIYGLGLQFKTVNRRGQVLHLHMDHYGGTDNGRTHAPVPFYISSKGYGVLINSARYIDVYTGTAVRKDSQHPPKVYDRNTDPGWSAQPYSDAVEMLVPAAGTEVYVFAGKTPMEVVQRYNLFNGGGVLPPKWGLGFTQRTPTLYTAEQVKAEAVAFREHGFPLDFIGLEPGWQSKAYPCTFEWDKSRFPDPAGFVKEMREKGIHLNLWLNPYLSPASALYDSVKLLSGSHTVWNGLVPDFTLPQARQLFKNLFRTQHLDIGVSGYKIDEVDGVDNWLWPDVATFPSGADAEQMRQVYGLLMQRMTTEWFREKGQRTYGLVRASNAGASSFPYVIYNDYYNHRDFITALCNSSFIGVLWTPEVRASKTAEEWLRRMQSACFSPMAMLNAWADGTKPWSFPEVEKQVKDVALLRMQLFPYIYTTFSQYYLEGKPPVRAMNLEEGFTFQYTTEEGKLDATENPYRTALRKDIKDQFMLGDYLLVAPMFAGETKRKVVLPRGKWYDFYTGQYVGNGEVIEITPGLDHIPLYVKDGGIIPMVPPVLHTPVQSETLPLELRHYGDAESNSQVYDDDGETYAYQQGKYMTYQFAAKKDAKGKWIGKVTTDNKYGLKVQYKNMAWKFMGR
- a CDS encoding glycoside hydrolase family 30 beta sandwich domain-containing protein; this encodes MKKYMLSTLLAGGIALFLLSCTGRQGNNSPAHLSDTSGGGISYWISTADQQQLLKEQNHSLRFSDTTANGYTIIEVDTTQTFQEIDGFGYTLTGGSAQVINAMEANAKKQLLQELFGNNANSIGVSYLRISLGASDLNTAVFSYDDMPPGQTDLALDSFSLKPDMDGGTGLIPLLKEILAMNPALKILASPWSPPAWMKDNGATKGGKLLPKYYDAYAQYFVKYIQEMKAAGVTVDAITVQNEPLNPDNNPSLKMIATEQRDFIKNNLGPAFEKNGLATKIIVYDHNCDHPDYPLTILADPAAAKYVNGSAFHLYSGDISALSTVHAAAPDKALYFTEQWTGSKSSFADDFKWHMKNVIIGSMRNYSRIALQWNLANDPAYGPHTPGGCTECKGALTIAGNTITRNPAYYIVAQASKFVPAGSVRIGSNNGGVFSSVAFKRPDGKKVLIVLNDSSNAGSFNLRYQGKQLPLTVPGGGAMTIVF
- a CDS encoding FecR domain-containing protein; this encodes MSQYEFDDLLEKYLLGRCTPQEEKLVLAWYRSFIEESEISISDEEKQQIESRIWANVAATAAQEEAPVVKMRPVRIYRLALAGCLAVVAALGAYWLVRRGAAPRKEMFTEEQVPAEYVYEYNESDKNQHVALADGSIVTLEPGSQVYYPPVFRKNTRDVFLSGNAFFEVAPDASRHFIVHTSEGVLAEVLGTSFQVSHDKEHHKVEVAVVTGKVSVYEHRKKDTAAFIPSAGGIIITPNQKVTYKTENNQFTTSLVDDPKPVEVARTVSFAYEEAPLEDVLHALEETYAITIETDNEQLRKRHFTGDITKQNLYGKLDIICQSIQASYEVKGTTIYIKNSY
- a CDS encoding TonB-dependent receptor, with translation MKKKRFAAAIYYVMRLTAIQLMLAAAFSLSLYANKVNSQSVLEKPISLSAEQMSVRKLLNQIRVQTGVSFTYSSDMVDVNQKISCQLEARQLKEFFNDVLKPMGIDFKVIDNQQILLYQAPADQSRKDIVITGRVLAENGDPVPGATVRIKGSSVGTTTGVDGRFTMSVPDKQAVLVISFIGYQQQEVSVGDQVNISIKLAAENSRLNEVVVVGYGTQRKKDITGAVSVVRSDAFENRPIVSAAAGLQGQAAGVVVTAPSGKPGAAMSVSIRGNTSLNASNDPLYVVDGVIVQNIDFLNPADIESYSVLKDASSAAIYGASGANGVVLVTTKKGTNQSKVFVNAYTGMSDFAKKINVLNVDQYKDLMKEMGFTADGTANTDWQKETFKTGREQNIQVGVSGGTDKGHYYVSGGYQKQKGVVAPADYDRYSVRANIDNRVKDWLTLASNLSFNRSVYVDVPDNNGVAKGGTILAALTSPPTIGIYNPDGSYTANPNQKSWQNPIAYAFAPKQKAINNRFLGNVSADFTIIPELHFRSNLGVESEGYRYDYFLDPFSTDFGRNEKKGYGKSQSVERFVWLWENTLNYTKLFGKHNLNAMIGHTMQESNYNLTDDAAKGYSSDKIPTLGGSTIRETQSTTKSQWAKRSYLGRVNYGYDDRYLLTATLRYDGSSRFTPEGRYGWFPSVAGAWRISNEHFFNKGFVSDLKLRAGWGKTGNDAIGDYDWRLLFAPTTTGGLTQSNLPKDGLTWEKTAQSNVGIDASMLNNRLTVNLDAYIKKTTDLLVFVQTPPSSGYGSQRYNVGSIENKGVELSIGALAIDKAVRWNINGNISFNRNKVLSLGSTTPSLSYGGVYERGNAIRVEPGHPLGAFYGYIAEGVDPATGDMKYKDLDGSKSISDGDRTWIGNAQPDFVYALTNTVSYKNFELNVFFQGVHGNDIFNASRIELEGLYDSKNQSTAVLRRWKQAGDITDIPRAQKDNTNNSLVSSRFVENGAYLRLKSATLSYKFANGLLKHAGIGRLNVYVTAQNLFTITKYKGIDPEVSRDASNGPSMGVDYGTYPQARAFIFGLNAEF